The following proteins are co-located in the Camelus bactrianus isolate YW-2024 breed Bactrian camel chromosome 30, ASM4877302v1, whole genome shotgun sequence genome:
- the MEX3C gene encoding RNA-binding E3 ubiquitin-protein ligase MEX3C, protein MPSGSSAALALAAAPAPLPQPPPPPPLPPPPPASGPELEGDGLVLRERLAALGLDDPSPAEPGTPALRAPAAQGQTRRAAALSPEERAPSGRPGVSEAAELELEEDEEEEGEEAELDGDLLEEEELEEAEEEDRSSLLLLSPPAAAASQTQPIPGGSLGSVLIPAAGFDAREAAAAAAAAGVLYGGDDAQGMMAAMLSHAYGPGGCGAAAAALNGEQAALLRRKSVNTTECVPVPSSEHVAEIVGRQGCKIKALRAKTNTYIKTPVRGEEPIFVVTGRKEDVAMAKREILSAAEHFSMIRASRNKNGPALGGLSCSPNLPGQTTVQVRVPYRVVGLVVGPKGATIKRIQQQTHTYIVTPSRDKEPVFEVTGMPENVDRAREEIEMHIAMRTGNYIELNEENDFHYNGTDVSFEGGTLGSAWLSSNPVPPSRARMISNYRNDSSSSLGSGSTDSYFGSNRLADFSPTSPFSTGNFWFGDTLPSVASEDLAVDSPAFDSLPTSAQTIWTPFEPVNPLSGFGSDPPGNMKTQRRGSQPSTPRLSPTFPESIEHPLARRVRSDPPSTGNHVGLPIYIPAFSNGTNSYSSSNGGSTSSSPPESRRKHDCVICFENEVIAALVPCGHNLFCMECANKICEKRTPSCPVCQTAVTQAIQIHS, encoded by the exons ATGCCCAGCGGCAGCTCCGCGGCCCTGGCCCTGGCGGCGGCCCCGGCCCCCCTGCCGcagccgcccccgccgccgccgctgccgccgccgccgcctgcgAGTGGCCCGGAGCTCGAGGGGGACGGGCTCGTGCTAAGGGAGCGCCTGGCCGCGCTAGGCCTCGACGACCCCAGCCCGGCGGAGCCCGGCACCCCGGCGCTGCGGGCCCCGGCGGCTCAGGGCCAGACCCGGCGGGCGGCGGCGCTGTCTCCTGAGGAGCGAGCTCCATCTGGCCGGCCCGGGGTCTCGGAGGCGGCCgagctggagctggaggaggacgaggaggaggagggggaggaagcgGAGCTGGACGGAGacctgctggaggaggaggagctggaggaggcagaggaggaggaccGGTCGTCTCTGCTGCTGCTGTCGCCGCCCGCGGCCGCCGCTTCCCAGACCCAGCCGATCCCGGGCGGGTCCCTGGGGTCGGTGCTGATACCCGCCGCCGGCTTCGATGCCCGGGAGGCGGCCGCGGCGGCTGCCGCGGCAGGGGTGCTCTACGGAGGGGACGATGCCCAGGGCATGATGGCGGCGATGCTGTCCCACGCCTACGGCCCCGGCGGctgcggggcggcggcggccgcccTGAACGGGGAGCAGGCGGCCCTGCTCCGGAGGAAGAGCGTCAACACCACCGAGTGCGTCCCGGTGCCCAGCTCCGAGCACGTCGCGGAGATTGTAGGTCGCCAGG GTTGTAAAATTAAAGCGCTGAGAGCCAAGACGAACACGTATATCAAGACACCTGTTCGTGGTGAAGAGCCCATTTTTGTTGTCACTGGGCGGAAAGAAGATGTTGCCATGGCCAAAAGAGAAATCCTTTCTGCTGCAGAGCACTTCTCCATGATTCGTGCATCTCGAAACAAAAATGGCCCTGCTCTGGGAGGGCTGTCATGCAGTCCTAATCTGCCTGGTCAAACCACCGTTCAAGTCAGGGTCCCCTATCGTGTGGTAGGGTTAGTAGTTGGACCCAAAGGAGCAActattaaaagaattcagcagcagACCCACACATACATAGTAACTCCAAGCAGAGATAAGGAGCCTGTCTTTGAAGTGACGGGGATGCCCGAGAATGTTGACCGAGCAcgagaagaaatagaaatgcaTATTGCCATGCGCACGGGAAACTATATCGAGCTCAATGAAGAGAATGATTTCCATTACAACGGTACTGATGTCAGCTTTGAAGGCGGCACTCTCGGCTCTGCGTGGCTCTCCTCCAATCCGGTTCCTCCTAGCCGCGCCAGAATGATATCCAATTACCGAAACGATAGTTCCAGTTCTCTGGGAAGTGGTTCCACAGATTCCTACTTTGGAAGCAATAGGCTGGCTGACTTTAGTCCGACAAGCCCATTTAGCACAGGAAACTTTTGGTTTGGAGACACACTACCTTCTGTGGCCTCAGAAGATCTTGCGGTTGATTCTCCTGCCTTTGACTCTTTACCAACATCTGCTCAAACTATCTGGACTCCGTTTGAACCAGTTAACCCACTCTCTGGCTTTGGGAGTGATCCTCCTGGTAACATGAAGACTCAGCGTAGAGGAAGTCAGCCATCTACTCCTCGTCTGTCTCCTACATTTCCTGAGAGCATTGAACACCCACTTGCTCGGAGGGTTAGGAGCGACCCACCTAGTACAGGCAACCATGTTGGCCTTCCAATATACATCCCTGCTTTTTCTAATGGTACCAATAGTTACTCCTCTTCCAATGGTGGTTCCACCTCTAGCTCACCTCCAGAATCAAGACGGAAGCACGACTGTGTGATCTGCTTTGAGAACGAAGTTATTGCTGCCCTAGTTCCATGTGGCCACAACCTCTTCTGCATGGAATGtgccaacaagatatgtgaaaagAGAACGCCATCATGTCCAGTTTGCCAGACAGCTGTTACTCAGGCAATCCAAATTCACtcttaa